In Gossypium arboreum isolate Shixiya-1 chromosome 3, ASM2569848v2, whole genome shotgun sequence, the sequence taaggcccaatgaacctagggcttaacttgccctttcgaccaaatcttagaactttcttccactgcgagaccttaagaaacatcAAGTCCCCTACCAAatattcaatctccttacgctttagatccgcatatgacttctgtttGTCAAATGCCGCATTCAGTAGATCTCGATTCAACCTCACCTTATCTTAGGTATCAGAAATCAACTCAGGGCCCAGAACACGCCGCtctcccaactcagtccaacaagaaggggtacgacacttacgaccatataatgtttcgtaaggtgccatctgaatgctagattgatagctattgttgtacgcaaactctgccaacagtaagtaatcctcccaactgccccagaaatcaatcacacaacttcttaacatgtcctccagtatctgaatcaccctctctaatTGACCTTTTGTCTAAGGATAGAACATAGAACTGAAGTCCAACCTCGTCCCCagtgcctcatgcaacttcttccGAAATTGAGACgtaaagcgaggatctctatcggATATAATAAaaatcggtaccccatgcagtctcacaatttCGGATACATACAGCTTAGCCAGTTTCTAtaatgagtaatcagtacgaatagGTATAAAgtgggcagatttggtcaaccgatCCATGATGACCTACactgaatctttcttagaagACGTTAGGGGTAGCCCAATAataaagtccatagttactctctcccattTCCAAAGCGGAATCTTGACAatctgaagcaaccctgaaggcaactgatgctccgcCTTAACCTGCTTGCAAGTTAGacacttaattaaaaaaattagtaacTTCCCGCTTAAGTCCTGGCCTCCAATGTAATTCCTGAAGATCCTGGTACATTTTATTCTcgccaggatgcatagcgtaaggACTATTATGCACTTCTTGCAATATGaactgcctcaaatcagtatctttCGCTACACATACTCTACCATGGAAATACAGTATCCCTTtgctattcagcccaaaatctgaGGTCTCCCCATTCTCTATCTGTCGAAAACTAGAACCTAGTGACTCCTCCTCCAGCTGCTTAtctttaatctgctcaatccacctAGGTTTAACTTGGAGTTCGGCCAGTAAACTACCATCATGGAATAAACTGAGACGAACAAACATCGCCCTTAAATCAGTATCAGCCTATGGCTCAATGCCtcggcaaccacattagccttaccaggatgatattcaatcgaacagtcataatccttaagcaactcgacccatctatgctgcctaaggtttaaatccttttgagtgaggagatacttgaggctcttgtgatccgtgtaaatgatacacttctcaccatacaagtaatgcctctaaatttttagtgcaaataccaccgcagccaattccaagtcatgcatcGGGTAGTTCACTTCATGCGTCTTAAGCTGACGGGATGCATATGCCACTACCTTACCCTATTGCATCAACAAGcatcccaaaccaacatgtgacACATCGTTGTAGACAGTAAATTCCTTCCTAGATTTTGGTTGTGTCAAAACAGGGgtttcagtcagaactttcttaagcttctcaaaactttcttgctTATCGGTCGCTTAAACGGTACTCCTTACGCAAAGAACTTAGTCGAGGTGCAAAGAATCAACAAGAACCCCTCAACAAATtgtctataataccctgccagacccagaaaactttgaatctcaGATACCGACTTAGCTTGCTTCCAATCTAGAACCGCTTTaattttttgaggatcaaccctaatcccctcagtagataccacatgatctagaaaagttacctcacgtagccagaattcacacttgctgaatttagcatacaattgcttttcccTCAAAATCTGTAGAACAACCCAAAGATTTGCATCATGTTCCTCCTCGGTCTTCAAATATACtagaatatcatctataaacactactagaACTGAtctagatagggctggaacactcggttcatcaaatccataaaagcaacGGGTGTATTCGTtagcccaaatggcattactagaaactcgtaatgatcGCAACGAGTTCTAAATGCTGCCTTGTATACATCAGTCTTCTTAACTCTTAGTTGGTGGTACCCtgatcggagatcaatcttagagaagaccAAAGCTCCTTCAAACTGGTCGAATAAATCGTCAATCCTTAgtaaggggtacttattcttgatagtcaatttattcagttgtcgatagtcgatgcacatgcgcatggttctattcttcttcttcacaaataaaactggtgctctctacggagacacactagggcagatGAACCCTTGATCCAGTAACTCTTAGATTTGAGCTTTAAGCTCTAcaagctcctttggtgccattcttTATGAGGCAATAGACACCAGAGCCGTACCAGGCAATAactctattccaaactcaacttctcggttagGGGGTAATCCCGATAACTCATCGAGAAAGACATCTGAAAAATCCTTAACCGTTCTAATATTTCCACAGCCAAAACCTCACAACTCGAAGCACTAACATAGGctaagtacgcctcacaacccttacacaCCAACTTCTCAACCCTAAGTACAGAAACCACATTTGACAGATAATTTCGACGCTCCCCAACCACAACTACCTCATCCCCCTTTTCAGTTCTCAGGATCATCTGCTTTGTAGCACAGTCCAAATTTTCCTGatgcttaaccagccagtccatgcaaaaaaaaaattcatcaaaTCAACTAAAAAGATCtttccttgaacctccaaaggtacttCCTTAAACGATTTGTTCACTCTCACTGACTGCCCTAATGGACTtaacacagtaacctcactcgtagtgttttCACACATCACACCTaaagtctcagacacagtgcatgctatataagagtgcgtagacccaacatcaatcaataCAGTGTAAGGTACATGatgaataaagaacgtacccgtaaTAAATCTTCGTCCTCTAGGCGACGGGTAGCAAAACTAGTGCCGACTGCCTTAACTCAGTATGACTAGCACCTCTGCCCGATGCTCCACGACCACGAcccataccaattccacatttgGCCTGACCATGATCCTTCGGTGGCTGCTGAAAACCTCTCTGTGATTGAACAGTACCcctaccagtagcttgcatctgattggaCCTCCGTGGACAATCCCTAATAcggtgctccatagatccacaccTAAAACACGCCCCTATCTGTACCCAGCATTCGTACTGATGGCGTTTCCCACAAACTGTACAAGGCTGCGACACAAAAGTAGCAACAGGGGCTTCAACTCTAGTTGGCCCATCAACCCTGGCCTTTTTGTAGGCCCCATAGTTGAACCTGAAGGCTCCCAAACCCTCTTGTTTCTCCCcttatccttctcacgattctggcgCTCAGCGCGCTTTACATCCTCAGCGATTTTTTCCTTTTCTACTAACACAATAGAATCTCGCCCCCtatgtggagctatcaaaactcacAGAATATCTCTGAGGCCGTCCTCGAAATGAACACAACACTCATACTTAGTGCCCACCATGCCTCGCGCATAGCGACTCAATcgcaaaaattctgcctcatattcagccacgGACTTATCCCCTTGGGTTAGGTTTAGAAATTCCCTTCTGtaggcatccacatagctagtgCCCACATATTTCCCCTGGTATGCattcttgaaaaactcccaagttaatcgatcaggctgagtaccctctttcactggaagccaccactgataggcttcatctcacAGTAACGatactgcaccttttagtttctgcttaggggtgcagtcgaggtcatccatgatcctctccgtGGCTTCTAtgcaatattcagccacattaggggaaaCTCTAAcgatacccctaaagatctcagcTCTATTAGACCTGAGTCATTCCGTTACTGACCCATGACCCATAGTACCAGTATTAAGCCCagtgaccctttccaaaattaGCAGCATAGCTTGGGATAGTGTGTCGTTCCCATCTGCACGATCGTGTGACCCAGTCTTAGTAACCGATAAGGCCAGTGCCTCTCTTGCCTCAACATTAGGCATATGGCCCAAAGCCGAAGGTTCAGCCCGAGCACCTTCATGGCCTCTGCCACGGCCTCTAGTACcctttccacgagtacctctagtgctcatagTCGATTCGTgtattatctgtattaacagttttatgcatcagttttacagttccagtgtttattagtgaatgttttatgaaaaaaatagCATCAATAATTTAGAATTGTTTGTTTTTGTAGATCATAGTCTTACTGCAGTTTTAGGTTTCCATAATAAGGGTTTCAGTACAGTCTATCACCTGCGACAATCTCATTTCAGTTAAATCAAATAGtagttttagagaacttacagaatcAGCACCGGTGACTCGGTAGACCACACATTCGGAAACTATTACCTCAAAATATTTTTCCCATTTGAAACAATTTTCTTTGGAATTTATGTTTTTAGGAGAAACCCAAACCCACaatcgagttttgcaacctggctcaaataccactaaatgtaacaccccaaacccggcctagacgtttgAGCCgtatctgtgatgtcacattggagtgagtTTTGAAAATCGCTGATTTAATAGAAAAGTTCATTGGTGTTAAAACCTTGTTTGTGATTCTTTTGAAAAACTAACTTGATTAATCCATTTACCAAATTACAAGTTCATTTAGAAAAAAATGTCTCTTACTAGGttgtt encodes:
- the LOC108481256 gene encoding uncharacterized protein LOC108481256, coding for MFVRLSLFHDGSLLAELQVKPRWIEQIKDKQLEEESLGSSFRQIENGETSDFGLNSKGILYFHGRVCVAKDTDLRQFILQEVHNSPYAMHPGENKMYQDLQELHWRPGLKREVKAEHQLPSGLLQIVKIPLWKWERKLAKLYVSEIVRLHGVPIFIISDRDPRFTSQFRKKLHEALGTRLDFSSMFYP